One stretch of Bosea vaviloviae DNA includes these proteins:
- a CDS encoding acyl-homoserine-lactone synthase has product MIHIIDASNRRLYADQIEEHFRIRHRIYVEERRWMELERPDGREVDQFDTDDAVYLLALKEGKVIGGSRLVPTLGPHLMSEVFPYLANIRGLQRGPDIVEWTRIFVVPEYRGRESTVLHTVLAGILEYCLEQHFSAITVVMETWWMPRFLELGWEVKPLGLPTMIDGMSCIGTMISVTEEAWRNTLAFKRIAAPTLVDRRHGPHITEERRTNHV; this is encoded by the coding sequence ATGATTCACATCATCGACGCCTCCAATCGCCGGCTCTATGCCGACCAGATCGAGGAACATTTCCGCATCCGGCACCGCATCTATGTCGAGGAGCGCCGCTGGATGGAGCTGGAGCGCCCCGACGGACGCGAGGTCGACCAGTTCGACACCGACGACGCGGTCTATCTGCTGGCGCTGAAGGAGGGCAAGGTCATCGGGGGCTCCCGCCTCGTGCCGACGCTCGGCCCGCATCTGATGAGCGAGGTCTTTCCCTACCTCGCCAATATCCGCGGCCTCCAGCGTGGCCCCGACATCGTAGAATGGACCCGGATCTTCGTGGTTCCCGAGTATCGCGGCCGCGAATCCACCGTGCTGCACACCGTCCTCGCCGGCATTCTCGAATACTGCCTGGAGCAGCATTTCAGCGCGATCACCGTCGTGATGGAAACCTGGTGGATGCCGCGCTTCCTGGAGCTCGGCTGGGAGGTCAAACCGCTCGGCCTGCCGACGATGATCGACGGCATGTCCTGCATCGGCACGATGATCAGCGTGACCGAAGAGGCTTGGCGCAACACGCTGGCATTCAAACGGATTGCGGCCCCGACATTGGTCGACCGGCGGCATGGGCCGCACATCACCGAGGAAAGGCGAACCAACCATGTATGA
- a CDS encoding helix-turn-helix transcriptional regulator, which yields MSGQHFDTGRDALDFIDVLTRLNDPQTIISSLRDKLASFGFHAFLITGLPETGDRIAPLVLLNGWPDGWFELYVRQNYADDDPIAAHCKTTTNPFVWDEVYRQEVASARQQEIMRRASDFKMIHGFCVPIHNEDGFKAVVTMAGDRPDLSRQSRSAIHLMSLYAHAKAEAAMHGTQGHCLTVREREVLTWMAVGKSTEGVAEVLNIRAGTVEAHYQNAARKLGARGRTRTVVEAHLRGEIQL from the coding sequence ATGTCGGGACAACACTTCGACACCGGACGAGACGCGCTCGATTTCATCGATGTGCTGACGCGTCTCAACGACCCGCAGACGATCATCTCCTCACTGCGCGACAAGCTCGCCAGCTTCGGCTTCCACGCCTTCCTGATCACCGGCCTGCCGGAGACCGGCGACAGGATCGCCCCGCTCGTGCTGTTGAATGGCTGGCCCGACGGCTGGTTCGAGCTCTATGTCCGGCAGAACTATGCCGATGACGACCCGATCGCGGCGCATTGCAAGACCACGACGAACCCGTTCGTCTGGGACGAGGTCTATCGCCAGGAGGTCGCCAGCGCGCGCCAGCAGGAGATCATGCGGCGCGCCAGCGACTTCAAGATGATCCACGGCTTCTGCGTGCCGATCCACAATGAGGACGGCTTCAAGGCCGTCGTCACCATGGCCGGCGACAGGCCCGACCTGTCGCGGCAGTCCCGCTCCGCCATCCACCTGATGTCGCTCTATGCCCATGCCAAGGCCGAGGCCGCCATGCACGGCACCCAGGGCCATTGCCTCACCGTGCGGGAGCGCGAGGTCCTGACCTGGATGGCTGTCGGCAAATCGACCGAGGGCGTCGCGGAGGTGCTCAATATCCGCGCCGGAACCGTCGAGGCGCATTACCAGAACGCTGCCCGCAAGCTCGGCGCCCGGGGCCGCACGCGCACGGTGGTCGAGGCGCATCTGCGCGGCGAGATCCAACTTTAG